From the Pirellulales bacterium genome, one window contains:
- a CDS encoding glycoside hydrolase family 127 protein: protein MNVSALKFGFLAIVFMAPLAPPVCRAQVAAKSPPVVRPFDVRQVKLLDGPFKEAQDADAAYLLTLKPDRLLSWYRKDAGLEPKAEQYGGWEAMGIAGHSLGHYLSACARMHHADGDEEFRRRVDYVVAELAACQEAGGDGFVGAMPRGREVFAEVARGDIRSRGFDLNGSWVPWYTLHKLFAGLIDAYRLCDNEQALDVASRLGRWAIETTADLTPEQWQQMLACEHGGMNESLAELYQLTGDEEFLKLAKKFYHKQILDPLAAERDELEGKHSNTQVPKIIGAAKIAELTGEAKFAVIARFFWSTIVDNHTYAMGGNSMREHLGPPRKLNDRLSHDTAETCNTYNMLKLTSALFSQKPDAAYVEYAERALWNHILASQNSATGMVCYFVPLAAGSTKPFMDPEAFTCCSGSGMENHARYGEYVYARSADDLYVNQFISSELDWTRAGVKLRQQTELPTTGATRLEISCKEPREFALHVRRPRWCGEGFRIRVNGAEVETDATPGSFATVERTWNAGDVVEVDLPPSLRLEPMPDNPGRVAAFYGPAMYVGIVGQDAEEMLPVLVTSDRPVDDWLKPAADRPARFETAGVGRPRDLPLEPFFAVRDERYIVYWDVFTEDQWRAREREYNEQRRRLKQLDARTVDLFAIGEMQSERDHNFQGEKTGPGDFGGKKFRHAWDGGWFSFDVKLPDDGAADLIVTYWGSDSGARKFDVLIDGEKFASESLDRDQPGKFWDRTYELPLERTTGRKTATVKFQAEPRNTAGGVFGVRVVRRDGDEPATSQP from the coding sequence GTTTCCGCCTTGAAGTTTGGGTTCCTTGCGATCGTATTCATGGCCCCGTTGGCGCCCCCCGTCTGTCGAGCCCAGGTCGCGGCCAAATCGCCGCCGGTCGTGCGGCCGTTCGACGTACGGCAGGTCAAGTTGCTCGACGGCCCGTTCAAGGAGGCGCAGGACGCCGACGCGGCGTACCTGCTGACGCTCAAGCCCGATCGCCTGCTGAGCTGGTACCGCAAAGACGCCGGACTGGAGCCGAAGGCCGAACAGTACGGCGGGTGGGAAGCGATGGGGATCGCCGGGCACAGCCTGGGACATTACCTGAGCGCCTGCGCCCGGATGCACCACGCGGACGGCGACGAGGAGTTTCGCCGCCGAGTCGATTACGTCGTCGCCGAATTGGCCGCCTGTCAGGAGGCGGGAGGGGACGGGTTCGTCGGCGCCATGCCGCGGGGCCGCGAAGTGTTTGCCGAGGTGGCCCGCGGCGACATCCGCTCCCGAGGGTTCGACCTCAACGGGTCCTGGGTCCCGTGGTACACGCTTCACAAGTTGTTCGCAGGGCTGATCGACGCCTACCGCCTGTGCGACAACGAGCAGGCGCTCGACGTGGCGTCGCGCCTGGGGCGATGGGCGATCGAGACGACCGCCGACCTGACGCCCGAACAGTGGCAGCAGATGCTCGCCTGCGAGCACGGCGGCATGAACGAGTCGCTGGCCGAGCTGTATCAACTCACCGGCGACGAAGAGTTCCTCAAGCTGGCGAAGAAGTTCTACCACAAGCAGATCCTCGATCCGCTCGCCGCCGAGCGCGACGAATTGGAGGGGAAGCACTCGAACACGCAGGTCCCCAAGATCATCGGCGCGGCGAAGATCGCCGAACTCACCGGCGAGGCCAAGTTCGCCGTGATCGCCCGCTTCTTCTGGTCGACGATCGTCGACAACCACACCTACGCCATGGGGGGCAACAGCATGCGCGAGCACCTCGGCCCGCCGCGCAAGCTCAACGACCGGCTCAGCCATGACACGGCCGAGACCTGCAACACCTACAACATGCTCAAGCTGACCTCGGCCCTCTTCTCGCAGAAGCCCGACGCCGCGTACGTCGAGTACGCCGAGCGGGCGCTGTGGAATCACATCCTGGCATCGCAGAACTCGGCGACGGGCATGGTCTGCTACTTCGTGCCGCTGGCCGCGGGGTCGACCAAGCCGTTCATGGACCCCGAGGCGTTCACCTGCTGCAGCGGCTCGGGGATGGAGAACCACGCCCGCTACGGCGAGTACGTTTACGCTCGGTCGGCCGACGACCTGTACGTGAACCAGTTCATCTCGTCGGAGCTCGATTGGACCCGAGCCGGGGTGAAGCTTCGCCAGCAGACCGAGCTGCCGACCACGGGGGCGACGCGGCTGGAAATCTCCTGCAAAGAGCCGCGCGAGTTCGCCCTGCACGTGCGGCGCCCCCGGTGGTGCGGCGAGGGATTTCGCATTCGCGTCAATGGCGCGGAGGTCGAGACCGACGCCACGCCGGGATCGTTCGCGACCGTCGAACGGACATGGAACGCCGGGGACGTCGTCGAAGTCGATTTGCCGCCGTCGCTGCGACTGGAGCCCATGCCGGACAATCCTGGCCGCGTCGCGGCGTTCTACGGACCGGCGATGTACGTCGGGATCGTGGGGCAAGACGCCGAGGAGATGCTGCCGGTGCTGGTGACGAGCGATCGGCCGGTCGACGATTGGCTCAAGCCCGCGGCGGATCGACCGGCGCGGTTCGAAACCGCTGGCGTCGGCCGCCCACGGGATCTGCCGCTGGAGCCGTTCTTTGCGGTCCGTGACGAGCGCTACATCGTCTACTGGGACGTCTTCACCGAGGACCAATGGCGCGCCCGGGAACGCGAATACAACGAACAGCGGCGGCGACTCAAGCAGCTCGACGCCCGAACGGTCGATCTGTTCGCCATTGGCGAGATGCAGTCCGAGCGCGATCACAACTTCCAGGGGGAGAAGACGGGGCCGGGAGACTTCGGCGGGAAGAAGTTCCGCCATGCCTGGGACGGGGGCTGGTTCTCGTTCGACGTGAAGCTCCCCGACGACGGGGCCGCCGATTTGATCGTCACCTATTGGGGGAGCGATTCAGGGGCCCGCAAGTTCGACGTCCTGATCGACGGCGAGAAGTTCGCGTCCGAGTCGCTCGATCGCGATCAGCCCGGCAAGTTTTGGGACCGCACGTACGAACTGCCGCTCGAGCGAACGACGGGCCGCAAGACCGCGACCGTCAAGTTCCAGGCCGAGCCCCGCAACACCGCCGGCGGAGTGTTCGGCGTGCGCGTCGTCCGCCGCGACGGCGACGAGCCCGCAACCTCGCAGCCATAG